In Oscillospiraceae bacterium, the sequence GTTCGGGGCCTTGATGGCCACGGTGTCGACGGCGCGGTTGAAGGAGACGTTGGCCGCGCCCAGTTTGTTGACCAGCGCGTCTTTGATCGTGATCCGGTAGGTGTAGCTGCCGGAGTAGAAGTCTTTCAGCACCTGATCGGCCAGCGGACCGAGCAGGACGGCCTTGTCGACGTCGTCGCCCTTGAGGGGCAGGGTGTTGTCTTCATTCTTGAGCAGGACGATCTGCTCCTGGGCGGCGCGGAGCGCCACGTCGCGGTTGCGCTCGATCTGGTAGGCGCGGTTTGGGCCGTACCGCGTGAGCGGATCCTGCAAGTAGGGGTTCGCGATGCGCAGCTGGTCCAGGTCGCCGAGGCGCAGGGCCATCGACAGCGAACGCCGGGCGTTCTCCTCAAAATCCTGCTCGGTCGCCATGCCGCGGGCCAGCGCCTCGTAACGCAAGCCGTCGGCACTGCCGTAGTTGCGGAAGCTCCAGCTTTGCTGGCCGTTCTTTGTGCCCTGGGCCATGCCCAACGCCCGGCCGTTTGTGGTGTCGTCGAAGTAGCGCTGGCTGTGCACGAGGATGCTCGAACCGCTGCCGTAGTCGTTTGTGGTCGTGTACTCGTAGTGGCCGGTGCCCGGGTAGTCGGGCGTCCACTCGTAGAGCAGGTCGTGCTGCAGGGGGTTTACGGACATCGGTTTGCCGTTTACCACGGGGTAGGAGTTCATCAGCGACTTGGAAGCGCCCGCCGAGACCGGGTACTTGAAGGCCTTGTTGTAGTACTCGTTTGTGTTGCGCGGGGAGAACGAGCTGGCCACCCACAGCCGGTTGATCTCGACGTTGTACGCCATGAAGTGCTTCAGGATCGGGATGAACTGCTGGTAGCCGTCTTCGGTCCGTCCGTTCATCGCGCCCGCCATCGCGGTGGCGAGGCTACCGGTGAGATAGGCGTCCTCGCCCAGCGTCTCGTAGGCGCGGCCGTAGCGCGGGTCACGCAGCAGGTCGACCACCGGCGACAGACGGCCGGTGGCGTTGATGTTGGCCGCGAGGGACTCCTTGGCGATGACGTCGCCGATTTTGTCAAACAGGTCCTTGTCCCAGCTCTGGGAGAGACCCAGCGAGCTGGGGAACACGGTGGCGTAGCCCTCCCAGGCGACGCCGTGCAAGCCCTCGCCGCCGCCGCTACGACTGCCGCTGACGCCGAGCCGCGCGCCGACGCCGGAGGCCATCTTCTCGTCCAGCGTCATCCGGGAGATGAGGTCATTGAGGCGGGCGCCGGCCTCCACATCGGGGTCGTAGAAGTCATACACTTTGGTGAAGGGGAATGTCGGGGGCGGATCCGAGTCGGCCAGCGCCGACGGCACCGCCAAGGTGAGCAGGGAAGCCGTGAGCGCGAAGGCCAGGATGAGTGACAGGAGCCGACTGAGATGTCTGGTGTGTCTCATGGGATGGGTCAACCTCCTCCTACAGTGTAAAGTGATAAAAAACGCCACGCACCCATTTCCCTGAAACCTGCCTGAAAAAGAAGTTGTCTGAATGGGTTGAACACAACACAACAAAACCGGAACGACACTTCATTTTTGAGTTGGCCGACAAGAAAACAGACCGTGGACAAGGTGCTCGATATTGTGGAGATATGTAAAAATATACCTTTTTGAAAATGGAAAATCTCTGTGCATTTTCCTCATACGCACCGCTTGATGCATATTGACAGATATTCACAAGGCTATGGGAGCGCATTCCACGCAGCTTGCTCATTTTTAATAAAGTATAGCCTTTTAAGGCCGCAAAAATCTCTCTATTGTGACAGCGTCTCGTGCCGTTTGAATCCTCGGCCCAGCACTTCGCGGGCGCTCATGACAATCAAGAAGGCGTCCGCGTCGGCCTCCGCCACCAGGCGTTTCAGCTGGGTAATCTCGTGGCCGCGCACGGCGCACAGCAGGGCGGCGCGCGCCTCGCGAGAGTACATGCCGGTGCCCGACAGGGAGGTAACGCCGCGGCCCAGGGTGTGCAGGAGAGCATCGGACACCCGCGCCGGGTCTCGGGTGATGATGAACGCGGCGGCGGCGTTGTCCTGCCCCATGAGGACGCTGTCCATGACGACGGAGGTCACATACTGGACGACCAGCGCGTACAGGGCGCTCTCCAGACTCCGGTAGACCAGCGCAGAGATGAGCACCACGACGGCGTTTACGATCAGGTTGAGGCGGCCGAGACCGACGCGCTCCCATTTGAGGCGGAGCAGCCGGGCCAGGATGTCGCTGCCGCCGGTGGTGGCGCCCCGGGAGAAGACGAGTCCCAGGCCGGCCCCGGAGAGGACGCCGCCATACAGAGCCGCCAACAGGGGATTGTCGCTGTAGGTGAGCGCCCACCGCGCGGCCAGCGGGGCCAGCGCGTCGAGCAGCAGGGAGGACAGCACGGTGGCCGCCAGAGTCCGCACGAGGAAGTTCCGCCCAAGGAAGCGCAGGCTGAGCCAAAACAGGGGAAGATTCAAAAGCAGTGTGAGCGTACCGACCGGCAGCGACAGCGTGCCGCCCAGCAGCAGCGCGATCCCCGTCACGCCGCCCAGCGGGATTACATTGGGAGCGATGAACACGACGACGGCCGCCGCGTAACAAAACGCCCCCGCGAAGATCACCGCGCCGTCTATAACATGCCTCGTTCGCACCAGGGCAGCACCTCCAAAAGATAATCCATAAATTGAAAATTATCAACTATCAACTGTCAATTGTCTATGGGCAGCTGGGCGAAGAGCGTTTCGAGCCGCGCCGCCTGGCCGGTCAGAAACAGATAGCCCCACAGCGCTTCCAGCGCTGTGGCGAGGTGGTATTCCTCCCGCGTGGCCGCTTGGGGGACGGCGCGCGTCTGGGCGTTGCGGCCGCGCCGGAAGACGGCGCGCTCCTCTTCCGACAGCATCTCCCAAAGCTGCCGCGCGTATCCGGCTTGGGCGCCGGCGCGCACGCGGCGCACGGTTTCCCGGTGCAGATCGCCCGCCGTGATCCGGCCGGACAGGCACAGCCGCGTACGCACCATGAGTTCGAACACGCCGTCGCCCACATGGGCCAGCGCCAGGGTGTGGAAAGCGTGCAGCGCCGCGGGGTCGCAGTCCGGGCGAAGATACTCCATACAAATATTCATCCTTTCCTCTCATCCGGCGGGTATGCGGGTATCCCGAACGTTGTATTGCCCGCCCGCCTATGATATAATGATCTGACTCTTTGGGGCCTCTCTGACGACGCGCCGCGCCATATCGCACCGTCGTCGTCCCCCAAATTATCAACTATCAATTATCAACTATCAATTGTCAAGTTGGGGGTTGTGGTATGCAGACTGTCCGTTACTCCGTCGTCGTACCCGTCTACAACGAGGAGGCGGTTATCGAGGAGACCTGCCGCCGGTTGACCGGGGTCATGGAGGGGCTCGGCGAGCCGTATGAGATCATCTTTGTCAACGACGGCAGCCGCGACACGACGCCGCAGAAGGCCGGCGCGCTCTGCCGGGGGGACGCGCGCCTCCGGCTGCTCTCGTTTGCCCGCAACTTCGGTCACCAGGCCGCCATCACGGCCGGCATGGAGTACGCGGCCGGCGAGGCCGTCATCGTCATCGACGCCGACCTGCAGGACCCGCCCGAAGTCATCCCGGCCATGATCGAGCGGTGGAAGGCCGGCTACCGGGTCGTCTACGGGAAACGCCTGAAACGCAAGGGAGAGGGCATCCTCAAAAAAGTCACCGCCAAGCTGTTCTACCGTGTGCTGCGGGCCATGACCGATGTGGACATCCCGGTGGACGCCGGCGACTTCCGCCTGCTCGACCGGCGGGTGTGCGAGGCGCTGCAGGCGCTGCCCGAGCGCAACCGCTATGTGCGGGGGCTCGTGAGCTGGGTGGGGTTCTCTCAGACAGCCGTGGAGTATGTGCGCGAGGAGCGCTTCGCCGGCGAAACCAAGTATCCGCTGCGCAGGATGCTTGCCCTCGCCGGAGACGCCCTCACGTCATTCTCTTACAAACCGCTGCGCTTGTCAATCTACCTGGGCGGGCTGCTTACGGCGGGCTGCGCCGTCTATCTGTTCATCGCGCTCATTTTGTGGCTGACAGGCCGTTCGGCACCGGGCTGGACCCTCGCGCTGCCGCTGTTCGCGGACGGAGTGCTTCTGCTCATGCTGGGCATCGTGGGCGTCTATCTCGGCCGTCTCTTCGACGAAGCCAAGCGGCGGCCGCTGTATATCGTTGCGGATGCCGTGGGGTTCGCGCAGACGCCTCCAGCCGAGCCGTGTACGGACGCAGCGGCTGCCAGCGGACGAAAATAAAGTGTGAAAAATGGAATAAAAGCCTTCGACGGGGCTCCACCGGACCGAGGCGGGAAAAAATCTGGGGTTTTTCATAAAATTTTCTTGTGCTTTGGCGTGTCAGGTGTTAAGATATCTGTGCGGAAGATGCTCAAAACTGGTCAGGAGGGGTATGTCCATGTATAATTTGTTCTTGTACGGAAGCGCGGCGGCTGTCGTCACAGCAGTGCTCACACTGGTGATTGCCTTAGGTCTCTGGGTGCTGTATGCGTTGGGGTTCATGGAAGTGGCCAAAAAGAGTCCGTACGCGAAATTCGCTTGGATGGCCTGGGTGCCGGTCTGCAACTACTATTTGCTTGGGCTCTTGGTGCCGGATCCATACATCGGGAAGTTCAAGCTCAACCAGTTCAGCGTCATGTTGGCCGCGCTGGCCGGTGTGATGCTTTTGGGCGACGTCGCCGTGCTCGGCTGGCTGATCAGCCTCGGGTTTTACGCGCTCACCGTGCTCATCAACATGGAGATCTTCAAGCGCTACCGGCCGCAGAGCGCCGTGGTGCTGGCCATCTTTTATCCCATCGGCTACTTCATCATCCGTTCACAGGTCATGAGCGGCGGGGCCGCTCCGCAGCGGCCGGCCGGGTATGCGCCGGGCTACCAGGCGCCGCCTCAGCCGGGTTACCAGCCCGCGCCCGACGCGTCCGCCTACCAGCAGCCGCCGGCCCAGCCGGGGTATCAGCCGCCGCAGCCGGGGTATCAGCCCGCGGAATATCAGCAGCCGCCGCAGCCGGGGTATCAGCCGCAAGGGCCCGGTGTGCCGCCCCTGCCGCCGCAGTAACCACGGCTCTAGTAGGCTGTGTCATCTAAAGGTTGTCAGCAAGCGGCGAGGATTTTTTTCGTCAGACAAGGCGGCGGGTTCCGCTGATACTGGCGTGTATCAGCGGGTTCCGCCAACGCTGTCTGGAGGGAAAAAGACCGACGCTTGGTAAACATTTAGGTGACACAGCCTACTAGCTTGTCACGCGGGCCATCGGCGTACTGCCGATGGCCTGTGCGCCTTATTCCCGTTTTTCGGTGGGCGCTTCGTTGGAGGCGCTGCCCGCCAGACCGGTTCGCGCTGTGGGAGTGAGTGAGAGGTTTTTGTTTTTTGAAGGAGAGGTTTTGTGATGCAATACAGGCAATTTGGGCGTTTGGAGGACAAGGTTTCGCCGCTGGGGTTTGGGATGATGCGACTGCCCACGCGAGACAACGCGCCCTTCAGCAGTGACGTGTATGAGGACGAGGCGATCGCCATGCTCCGGTATGCCATCGACAATGGCGTCAACTACGTGGATACGGCTTACCCGTACCACAGCGGGCAGAGCGAGGTGGTCACCGGCCGTGCGCTGAAAGACGGGTACCGGGCCAAGGTGAGGCTCGCGACCAAGTCGCCCGTGTTTCTCATCCAGGGGGCGGGCGATTTCGACCGGTTTTTGGAGGAGCAGCTGTGCCGGTTGGAGGACGAATACATCGACTATTATCTCCTGCATGCTCTGAGCGGCGAGCGCTGGACGGACGTCGTTTTGCGCTATGACCTGCTCGCGAAGGCGGAGCGGGCCAAACGGGCCGGCAAGATAGGACACATCGGATTTTCATACCACGACAACCGCTACGAAAATTTTCTGCAAATCGTGGACGGCTACGACGGCTGGGAGTTCTGCCAGATCCAGCTCAACTATCTGGACACGGAGAACCAGGCGGGTCTCGCCGGGCTCCGGTACGCGGCCGCGCGCGGACTGGGCGTCGTCGTCATGGAGCCGCTGCTCGGCGGCAAGCTCGCCGCCCCGCCCGCGAAGGTGCGGGCCCTGTGGGAGGCGCACCCCGTGCAAAAGAGTCCCGTGGCGTGGGCCCTCGACTGGCTGTGGGACATGCCGGAGGTCTCGCTCCTGCTGAGCGGCATGAGCGAC encodes:
- a CDS encoding YitT family protein, whose translation is MRTRHVIDGAVIFAGAFCYAAAVVVFIAPNVIPLGGVTGIALLLGGTLSLPVGTLTLLLNLPLFWLSLRFLGRNFLVRTLAATVLSSLLLDALAPLAARWALTYSDNPLLAALYGGVLSGAGLGLVFSRGATTGGSDILARLLRLKWERVGLGRLNLIVNAVVVLISALVYRSLESALYALVVQYVTSVVMDSVLMGQDNAAAAFIITRDPARVSDALLHTLGRGVTSLSGTGMYSREARAALLCAVRGHEITQLKRLVAEADADAFLIVMSAREVLGRGFKRHETLSQ
- a CDS encoding ribonuclease III is translated as MEYLRPDCDPAALHAFHTLALAHVGDGVFELMVRTRLCLSGRITAGDLHRETVRRVRAGAQAGYARQLWEMLSEEERAVFRRGRNAQTRAVPQAATREEYHLATALEALWGYLFLTGQAARLETLFAQLPIDN
- a CDS encoding glycosyltransferase family 2 protein → MQTVRYSVVVPVYNEEAVIEETCRRLTGVMEGLGEPYEIIFVNDGSRDTTPQKAGALCRGDARLRLLSFARNFGHQAAITAGMEYAAGEAVIVIDADLQDPPEVIPAMIERWKAGYRVVYGKRLKRKGEGILKKVTAKLFYRVLRAMTDVDIPVDAGDFRLLDRRVCEALQALPERNRYVRGLVSWVGFSQTAVEYVREERFAGETKYPLRRMLALAGDALTSFSYKPLRLSIYLGGLLTAGCAVYLFIALILWLTGRSAPGWTLALPLFADGVLLLMLGIVGVYLGRLFDEAKRRPLYIVADAVGFAQTPPAEPCTDAAAASGRK
- a CDS encoding aldo/keto reductase gives rise to the protein MQYRQFGRLEDKVSPLGFGMMRLPTRDNAPFSSDVYEDEAIAMLRYAIDNGVNYVDTAYPYHSGQSEVVTGRALKDGYRAKVRLATKSPVFLIQGAGDFDRFLEEQLCRLEDEYIDYYLLHALSGERWTDVVLRYDLLAKAERAKRAGKIGHIGFSYHDNRYENFLQIVDGYDGWEFCQIQLNYLDTENQAGLAGLRYAAARGLGVVVMEPLLGGKLAAPPAKVRALWEAHPVQKSPVAWALDWLWDMPEVSLLLSGMSDMRQTRENVACAKAARVGMLTPEDAALMERVQAAFKAVESIPCTQCSYCMPCPSGVDIPKNFEAYNIGLMFEDRALARAEYERLPVFGGPSAQAAFCVGCAACEPKCPQGIDISRWMPVVRETLGA